A region of Chitinophaga horti DNA encodes the following proteins:
- a CDS encoding sugar phosphate isomerase/epimerase family protein, with translation MKKLTMVLALAGALWAVPSTSKAQDKASAKLGWKLGAQSYTFNRFTLAEALNKLDSCGLSYVECYPGQTLGGGIEGKMRVDMDAATQKKVLDLLKSHKIKAVAFGVVNARNAEEWEQTFKFAKDMGIGIITAEPRKEHLDIVSGLCDKYQIKLAIHDHPKPSHYWHPDTVLAAIKGRSPLMGACADIGHWVRSGLDPVECIQKLEGHIHSLHFKDLNEKAPKAHDVIWGTGVSNVEGVMRELKKQGFKGVFSAEYEHNWYNSVPEVKASVENFRAIVKKL, from the coding sequence ATGAAAAAACTGACAATGGTCCTGGCGCTGGCCGGCGCTCTGTGGGCCGTTCCATCCACGTCGAAGGCACAAGACAAGGCATCCGCCAAACTCGGCTGGAAGCTCGGCGCACAATCTTACACATTTAACCGCTTTACCCTGGCGGAAGCTCTCAATAAACTGGATTCCTGCGGACTCAGCTACGTTGAATGTTATCCCGGTCAAACGCTCGGCGGTGGCATCGAAGGTAAAATGCGGGTGGATATGGACGCTGCCACGCAAAAGAAAGTGCTCGACCTGCTGAAAAGCCATAAGATCAAGGCGGTGGCATTTGGCGTAGTAAACGCCCGTAACGCAGAAGAGTGGGAGCAAACCTTCAAGTTCGCAAAAGACATGGGCATTGGCATCATCACCGCCGAACCGCGTAAAGAGCACCTCGATATCGTATCTGGCCTTTGCGACAAATACCAGATCAAACTCGCGATTCACGACCACCCGAAACCAAGCCACTACTGGCATCCTGATACCGTACTCGCCGCCATCAAAGGCCGCAGCCCGCTCATGGGTGCCTGCGCCGATATCGGCCACTGGGTACGCTCCGGCCTCGACCCAGTGGAGTGCATCCAAAAACTCGAAGGTCACATCCACAGCCTGCACTTTAAAGACCTGAACGAAAAAGCGCCCAAAGCCCACGACGTAATCTGGGGCACCGGCGTAAGCAACGTAGAAGGTGTGATGAGGGAACTGAAGAAGCAAGGATTCAAAGGCGTTTTCTCCGCCGAGTACGAACACAACTGGTACAACAGCGTGCCCGAAGTAAAAGCAAGCGTAGAGAACTTCAGAGCGATCGTAAAGAAGCTGTAG
- a CDS encoding 3-keto-disaccharide hydrolase → MKPEDTEVWSPVPKKVTPGANNTAPSDAIVLFDGKNLDAWTKDNGSPAHWTVGDGAMTVAKGGGIKTKQQFGSFQLHIEWRSPAKVVGEGQGRGNSGIFMQELYELQVLDSYESKTYSNGQAGSFYKQRIPLVNPTKGPGEWQTYDVIWTAPVFNADGILVSKARATVLLNGVLVQNNVELDGPTEYIGIPKYVAHGKKSIALQDHGNPVSFRNVWIREL, encoded by the coding sequence ATGAAACCAGAAGACACAGAGGTTTGGTCACCCGTTCCGAAAAAAGTAACGCCTGGCGCTAACAATACCGCGCCTTCCGACGCGATCGTACTGTTCGACGGTAAAAACCTCGACGCATGGACGAAAGACAATGGCTCACCGGCCCATTGGACCGTTGGCGATGGCGCAATGACCGTTGCGAAAGGCGGCGGTATCAAAACCAAACAACAATTCGGCAGCTTCCAGCTGCATATCGAATGGCGCTCCCCCGCTAAAGTGGTGGGTGAAGGCCAGGGCCGCGGTAACTCCGGCATCTTTATGCAGGAATTGTATGAACTGCAGGTACTGGATAGCTACGAAAGCAAAACCTACTCTAACGGTCAGGCAGGCTCATTTTACAAACAACGCATCCCCCTGGTAAATCCGACCAAGGGCCCGGGGGAGTGGCAAACCTACGACGTAATCTGGACTGCCCCTGTGTTTAATGCAGATGGCATCCTGGTATCGAAAGCCCGTGCTACCGTACTGCTGAACGGCGTTCTGGTACAGAACAACGTGGAACTGGACGGCCCTACAGAATACATTGGTATTCCAAAATACGTGGCGCATGGCAAGAAAAGCATCGCGCTGCAGGACCACGGCAATCCTGTTAGCTTCAGGAATGTATGGATCAGGGAGTTGTAA
- a CDS encoding vWA domain-containing protein: protein MRGTAFFKFDPADGAKPPFERLLETFTQLLTYTSGDAAEALQWLTALDKEYQLTDKNYGIGDFVQDLKDKGYLKENEENGEIKITSKAEQTIRKKALEEIFGRLKRSNTGDHNTRKSGLGDEQNAETRPFEFGDGLEKIDVTASIRNAQINHGVDSFRIQQDDLEIRETDFKTQTSTALMIDISHSMILYGEDRITPAKMVAMALSELITTRYPKDTLDIIVFGNDAWQIEIKDLPYLQVGPYHTNTVAGLEMAMDILRRRRNPNKQIFMITDGKPTCLKVGRQYYKNSFGLDRKILNRTLNLAAQCKKLKIPITTFMVATDPWLQQFVKEFTETNNGKAFFSGTDKLGQFLFYDFENNKRKLF, encoded by the coding sequence ATGAGAGGAACCGCATTTTTTAAGTTTGATCCGGCAGACGGGGCTAAACCGCCCTTCGAAAGGCTACTAGAAACCTTTACCCAGCTTTTGACTTACACCAGCGGCGACGCTGCCGAGGCATTGCAGTGGCTCACCGCCCTGGATAAAGAATACCAGCTTACCGACAAGAATTACGGAATCGGGGACTTCGTGCAGGACCTGAAGGATAAAGGCTACCTGAAAGAGAATGAGGAGAACGGGGAGATAAAAATCACCTCCAAAGCCGAGCAAACCATCCGCAAGAAGGCACTGGAAGAGATTTTCGGCCGGTTGAAACGCAGTAATACAGGCGACCACAATACCCGCAAATCCGGCTTGGGTGACGAGCAGAATGCAGAAACACGACCTTTCGAATTTGGCGACGGCCTGGAAAAGATCGACGTTACGGCATCTATCCGTAATGCGCAGATCAACCATGGTGTAGACAGCTTCCGCATCCAGCAGGACGACCTGGAGATCCGCGAAACCGACTTCAAGACGCAGACTTCCACCGCGCTGATGATCGACATTTCCCATTCCATGATTTTGTACGGCGAAGACCGCATCACACCAGCCAAAATGGTAGCGATGGCGCTGAGCGAACTGATAACCACGCGGTATCCGAAAGATACGCTGGACATCATCGTTTTTGGTAACGACGCCTGGCAGATCGAGATCAAGGACTTGCCCTACCTGCAGGTGGGACCGTACCACACCAATACCGTGGCCGGCCTCGAAATGGCGATGGACATCCTGCGGCGCAGGCGCAACCCGAATAAGCAAATCTTTATGATCACCGACGGGAAGCCAACCTGTTTGAAAGTAGGCCGGCAGTATTATAAGAACAGCTTCGGGCTGGACCGTAAAATACTGAACCGCACGTTGAACCTGGCGGCGCAATGCAAAAAGCTGAAGATCCCGATCACCACCTTTATGGTGGCCACCGATCCGTGGTTGCAGCAGTTCGTGAAAGAATTTACAGAAACCAATAACGGGAAAGCCTTCTTTTCCGGTACCGATAAACTGGGACAATTCCTCTTCTACGATTTCGAAAACAACAAAAGAAAGCTATTCTAA
- a CDS encoding putative quinol monooxygenase: MSSASFKKIISALFLSFGLSNAIAQKTATDDQLMVRIAEIEIVPEHLETYKDILREEAAASIKIEAGVIAIFPMAEQQQPDQIRIVEIYANRKAYEAHLKTPHFLHYKTATAKMVKSLKLVEMDPLDKQAMVQIFSKLK, from the coding sequence ATGAGCTCAGCTTCTTTCAAAAAGATCATATCAGCGCTTTTCTTATCGTTCGGCTTGTCAAATGCCATTGCACAAAAAACAGCGACCGATGATCAGCTAATGGTGCGCATAGCAGAAATAGAAATAGTGCCCGAACACCTGGAAACGTACAAAGACATCCTCAGGGAAGAAGCCGCAGCTTCCATAAAAATCGAAGCTGGGGTCATTGCCATTTTCCCAATGGCAGAACAACAGCAGCCTGACCAGATCAGGATCGTTGAGATTTACGCGAACAGGAAGGCTTATGAAGCGCATCTGAAAACACCTCATTTCCTGCATTATAAAACGGCTACTGCAAAAATGGTAAAATCATTGAAGCTCGTGGAAATGGACCCGCTCGATAAACAAGCCATGGTGCAAATATTCAGCAAGTTGAAGTAA
- a CDS encoding Gfo/Idh/MocA family protein: protein MTHSRRQFLSTASMLMAGAALPSALHGFHRVAAADKLNVGAIGINGMGWSDLNSILKVSGVNCIGICDVDKSVIDKRLGDLAKQNQKPTVYSDYRKLLENKDIDAVIIGTPDHWHCLQMADAVAAGKHVYVEKPIGNSIAECNVMVAAQEKSGKAVQVGQWQRSQKHFNDAIAFVHSGKLGQVRLVKVWAYMGWMKPVPVQPDGTPPAGVDYAQWLGPAEKRPFNPNRFHFNFRWFWDYAGGLMTDWGVHLIDYALYGMKAKYPKSVMASGGKFAYRDDAAETPDTLTTVYEFDGFNMLWEHATGIDNGPYGRTHGIAFVGNNGTLVLDRGGWEVIPEKGKMEAVPYTKSVDNGLDLHTKNFVDVIRSGNLNDLKTPIQTGALVAVNAQMGNIAYKTGKKVYWDGQKGQFTDKDANKYLSAGYHNGYKLPKV, encoded by the coding sequence ATGACACATTCCAGACGACAATTCCTGTCCACAGCCTCCATGCTGATGGCTGGAGCTGCCCTCCCCTCCGCCCTGCATGGCTTTCATCGCGTAGCGGCTGCCGATAAACTGAACGTTGGCGCCATTGGTATTAACGGCATGGGCTGGTCCGACCTCAATTCCATTCTTAAAGTATCCGGCGTAAACTGCATCGGCATTTGCGATGTTGATAAATCCGTCATCGATAAACGCCTGGGCGACCTGGCAAAACAAAACCAAAAGCCGACTGTTTACAGCGACTACCGCAAACTGCTGGAGAATAAAGATATCGATGCCGTGATCATCGGCACACCCGACCACTGGCATTGCCTGCAAATGGCAGACGCTGTTGCCGCCGGCAAACACGTGTATGTAGAAAAGCCGATCGGCAATTCCATCGCAGAATGTAACGTGATGGTCGCTGCACAGGAAAAAAGCGGCAAAGCTGTACAGGTGGGCCAATGGCAACGCAGCCAGAAACACTTTAACGACGCCATCGCGTTCGTGCACAGTGGCAAACTGGGGCAAGTAAGGCTGGTGAAAGTGTGGGCTTACATGGGCTGGATGAAACCGGTGCCTGTGCAACCAGACGGTACGCCTCCTGCAGGTGTAGACTATGCACAATGGCTCGGTCCCGCGGAAAAGAGACCGTTCAACCCGAACCGTTTCCACTTCAACTTCCGCTGGTTCTGGGATTATGCGGGCGGCCTGATGACCGACTGGGGCGTGCACCTGATCGACTATGCACTGTATGGTATGAAAGCAAAATATCCAAAGTCGGTGATGGCTTCCGGTGGCAAGTTTGCTTACCGGGACGATGCAGCGGAAACTCCAGATACCCTCACCACCGTGTACGAGTTCGACGGCTTCAATATGCTGTGGGAACATGCTACCGGTATCGACAACGGTCCGTACGGCCGCACGCACGGCATTGCGTTCGTTGGTAACAACGGCACCCTCGTACTGGATCGTGGTGGCTGGGAAGTGATTCCTGAGAAAGGTAAAATGGAAGCGGTGCCTTACACCAAATCCGTGGACAATGGCCTTGATCTGCATACCAAAAACTTTGTAGACGTGATCAGGTCGGGCAACCTCAACGATTTGAAGACCCCTATCCAAACCGGCGCGTTAGTTGCGGTAAATGCTCAAATGGGCAACATTGCGTATAAAACAGGAAAAAAGGTATATTGGGACGGTCAAAAAGGCCAGTTTACCGATAAAGACGCTAACAAATACTTGTCGGCGGGTTATCATAACGGCTATAAATTACCGAAAGTTTAA
- a CDS encoding sigma 54-interacting transcriptional regulator, with product MEHIKTLGALRKAGYQPKSVKEEIRQNLMLKLKKKESTFPGIVGYEDTVIPDTERALLSRHNILFLGLRGQAKTRMARQMIDLLDEYIPVVAGSEVNDNPFEPLSRYARDLVAEMGDDTPIEWLSRDQRYGEKLATPDVSVADLIGDIDPIKAANLKLSYADERVIHFGIIPRSNRGIFVINELPDLQARIQVSLFNILQEGDIQFRGFKVRMPLDILFVFTANPEDYTNRGAIVTPLKDRIESQIITHYPKNIENSLVITEQEARIHDEQKSRVTMAPLVKRLVEQVAFEARNSELVDKKSGVSARLTIAAFENAVSAAERRAIINNEKSTYVRVTDLLGIVPAITGKIELVYEGEQEGPLQVAYNLVDKSIRSVFAHYFPNPDSFKKKKGGADNNPYRAIVQWFDAGNAVHLMQDATDKKYEESLKKVTGLSEMVSSVFPKATNKELLLWMELVLHGLAAHSLLSKKTVETETRFSDLLGTMMNFNTSNDRDLDEEEDRF from the coding sequence ATGGAGCATATCAAAACACTTGGAGCGTTAAGGAAGGCGGGGTACCAACCGAAGAGCGTTAAAGAAGAGATCAGGCAGAACCTGATGTTAAAATTGAAGAAGAAGGAAAGTACATTTCCCGGCATCGTAGGATACGAGGATACCGTAATACCCGATACGGAAAGGGCCTTACTTTCCCGCCACAACATCCTGTTCCTGGGCCTTCGCGGACAGGCGAAAACGCGTATGGCGCGGCAAATGATCGACTTACTGGACGAATATATACCTGTAGTAGCAGGCTCGGAGGTGAACGACAATCCGTTTGAACCCCTCTCCCGCTATGCACGCGACCTGGTGGCCGAAATGGGCGACGATACGCCGATCGAGTGGCTGAGCAGGGACCAGCGCTACGGTGAAAAACTGGCTACACCGGACGTGTCTGTGGCAGACCTTATCGGCGACATTGATCCCATTAAGGCTGCCAACTTAAAACTGAGTTATGCGGATGAAAGAGTGATCCACTTCGGCATCATCCCACGCTCTAACCGCGGCATCTTCGTGATCAACGAGCTGCCCGACTTGCAGGCGCGTATCCAGGTATCGCTGTTTAATATCCTGCAGGAAGGCGACATCCAGTTCCGTGGATTTAAAGTGCGTATGCCGCTCGACATCCTGTTCGTGTTCACCGCTAACCCGGAGGACTACACGAACCGTGGTGCGATCGTAACGCCGTTGAAAGACAGGATCGAAAGCCAGATCATTACCCACTACCCGAAGAATATAGAAAACTCACTCGTTATTACCGAACAGGAAGCGCGTATACATGACGAACAAAAATCGCGTGTAACCATGGCTCCCCTGGTAAAACGCCTGGTGGAACAAGTAGCGTTCGAAGCGCGCAACAGCGAGCTGGTTGATAAAAAGAGCGGCGTATCTGCCCGTTTAACGATTGCTGCATTTGAAAATGCCGTGAGCGCAGCGGAACGTAGAGCCATCATCAACAACGAGAAAAGTACTTATGTACGTGTAACCGACCTGCTGGGCATTGTGCCGGCCATCACCGGTAAAATAGAACTGGTGTACGAAGGCGAGCAGGAAGGTCCGTTACAGGTGGCGTATAACCTGGTTGATAAATCCATCCGCAGTGTATTTGCCCACTACTTCCCGAACCCGGATTCGTTTAAGAAGAAGAAAGGCGGGGCCGACAACAACCCTTATCGCGCTATCGTACAATGGTTCGACGCAGGCAATGCGGTGCACCTCATGCAGGACGCGACCGACAAAAAGTACGAGGAATCGCTGAAAAAAGTAACCGGCTTATCCGAAATGGTATCTTCGGTATTCCCGAAAGCGACCAATAAGGAACTATTATTGTGGATGGAACTGGTGTTGCACGGACTGGCGGCACACAGCCTGCTCAGCAAAAAAACAGTGGAAACGGAAACCCGCTTCTCCGACCTGTTGGGTACGATGATGAATTTTAATACGAGCAACGACCGCGACCTGGACGAAGAGGAAGACCGCTTCTAA
- a CDS encoding LytR/AlgR family response regulator transcription factor — MMIKCVLVDDEPRNLSLLKKMLNQYCPDITVSGKAETLDEAVDVIATVRPQLVFLDIEMHTGNAFDLLDRLSPVNFEVILVTAHDHYAVKGFKYNALDFILKPIEIDDLRRAVSKAEKRIREQDIGNRLNELIPQLRPDKPLGKIALRDKEGFTLYAFEEILYCSAEGAYTRFGFQKGSSLLVSGSLKEFEAQLPSETFCRIHDSHLVNLNHVRKYHNGKGGSVEMTDGRVLEVSVRKKAEFLARLK; from the coding sequence ATGATGATCAAATGCGTATTAGTAGATGACGAACCAAGAAATTTATCGCTGCTAAAGAAGATGCTGAACCAATACTGCCCGGACATTACCGTATCGGGAAAAGCGGAGACCCTCGATGAGGCGGTAGACGTTATTGCCACCGTTCGTCCCCAACTGGTGTTCCTCGATATAGAAATGCATACCGGCAACGCCTTCGATCTGTTAGATCGCTTAAGCCCTGTAAATTTTGAAGTGATACTTGTCACCGCGCACGATCACTACGCCGTAAAAGGCTTTAAATACAATGCCCTCGACTTTATCCTCAAACCCATCGAAATAGACGATCTGCGCCGTGCCGTCAGCAAAGCCGAAAAACGCATCCGTGAGCAGGACATTGGCAACCGTTTGAATGAATTAATCCCCCAGCTGCGGCCCGATAAACCGCTGGGTAAGATCGCGCTGCGCGATAAAGAAGGGTTTACGCTCTATGCGTTCGAGGAAATACTATATTGCAGTGCGGAGGGCGCTTACACCCGCTTTGGGTTCCAGAAGGGCAGTAGCCTGCTGGTGTCTGGCAGCCTCAAGGAATTTGAAGCACAGCTGCCGTCAGAAACGTTTTGCCGCATCCACGACTCCCACCTCGTTAACCTGAACCACGTAAGGAAATACCATAACGGCAAAGGCGGCAGCGTAGAAATGACCGACGGCCGGGTGCTGGAAGTATCTGTCCGCAAAAAAGCCGAATTTCTTGCCCGCTTAAAATAA
- a CDS encoding sensor histidine kinase produces the protein MIVKPAAGQEFNYRHYNERDGLAGPVVYSMVQDKEGFMWFATETGVSRFDGTHFKNFTTADGLSNNEIIRLFCDSKGRVWLAPYKHSVCYYQNGYIHTQRNDSMLNKLYLNGYIVGIVENAQRQISIIDKSNLFQITPDDKVSYPTRFVMTGAGMVSMSISHTGRHYFMYRWGILEYKNNRFHHVFELPHSAMVSGVQCIMEDDMLGFIVRPNVYRIISTKYGLDYEMDVPALNTACRLNDSLILMNSVRGGEVFNIIRRKVVSTYLPNKNVSNVLRDREGNVWVATLNDGVYRISSDQFRNVLKTSGNNQKVSVYSLKKHGGQIHSGTDLGYFTLQPTEDGFSVEQDQFVRRPVTHMAAHNDLLMLSLGQSLVVKKGNRPPHTLTSYGPIKGLAIKNDREVIVAGPDGIHLMEIDKPNKIHAQLGHNAASALYYRNDSIYYGALTGLELLPKPGGDVFRFSDTSELLKGSVRAIKEGSGWIWVATDKGVTALLGNKIVRHLSKEDGLISNNVRCIEAHDSVLWIGTDKGLDHVVLSGRRTNVVHYTQADGLASDMVNSILLDGDRIYAGTQEGITYFDRHMGAPYSRCDLRLLMVRINGKKEDPANLPMLNYRNNNVHLEYAALSYKSEGDITYYYRLKEQDSSWKQIRQTSLDLISLPPGRYNLELYAVNRFGLQSATLTLPLAVEGPFWLNLWFMLLAAVLLIGLTWLFISWRLRILRKKETAEREVTRQLQELEQKALRAQMNPHFIFNCLNSVQEFIIDQDMESANRYLSRFARLIRQTLDMSMQHNITIQDEVRYLRTYLELEQMRFQQRFSFSISVDAGINVEEAMWPGMVLQPIVENAVHHGIRGLKEKEGQVTIVFKLAQRNIICMVTDNGVGRNATTRDRPSGHVSWGTRITRERISMMNKSISSSIGIKVNDLPDGQGTSVEVRYPLITGGTN, from the coding sequence GTGATCGTAAAACCCGCTGCCGGTCAGGAGTTTAATTATCGGCATTACAATGAGCGCGATGGCCTTGCCGGCCCGGTTGTGTACAGCATGGTACAGGACAAGGAAGGCTTTATGTGGTTCGCTACGGAAACGGGCGTCAGCCGCTTCGATGGCACCCATTTTAAAAACTTTACCACGGCCGATGGCCTCTCCAATAATGAAATCATCCGCCTGTTCTGCGATTCGAAAGGACGGGTATGGCTCGCGCCTTACAAACATTCCGTGTGCTATTACCAAAACGGCTACATTCATACGCAGCGGAACGATAGTATGCTGAATAAGCTGTACCTCAACGGCTATATCGTGGGCATCGTTGAAAATGCGCAGCGGCAGATCAGTATTATAGATAAAAGTAACCTGTTCCAGATCACGCCGGATGATAAGGTATCGTACCCTACGCGGTTCGTTATGACTGGCGCCGGCATGGTGAGCATGAGCATCAGTCATACCGGGCGGCATTACTTCATGTACCGATGGGGCATACTGGAATATAAAAACAACCGGTTTCATCACGTATTCGAACTGCCGCATTCCGCCATGGTATCGGGCGTGCAGTGCATCATGGAGGATGATATGCTCGGTTTTATTGTCAGACCTAACGTTTATCGCATTATATCAACAAAGTACGGGCTCGATTACGAGATGGATGTGCCCGCGCTCAATACGGCCTGCCGGCTTAACGATTCGCTCATTCTTATGAACTCGGTCCGGGGCGGTGAAGTGTTCAATATCATCCGGCGTAAGGTCGTAAGCACGTATCTGCCCAACAAAAATGTAAGTAACGTACTGCGCGACCGGGAAGGGAATGTGTGGGTGGCTACGCTTAACGACGGTGTATACCGCATTAGTTCCGATCAGTTCCGCAACGTGCTCAAAACTTCCGGGAATAATCAAAAGGTGTCTGTATACAGCCTGAAGAAACACGGCGGACAAATTCACTCCGGTACAGATCTTGGCTATTTTACATTACAACCCACGGAGGATGGCTTTAGTGTAGAACAGGATCAATTCGTTCGTCGCCCGGTAACGCATATGGCCGCGCATAACGATCTGCTGATGTTAAGTTTAGGGCAGTCGCTCGTGGTAAAAAAAGGTAATCGTCCCCCGCATACCCTAACATCTTACGGACCGATCAAAGGCCTCGCGATTAAAAATGACCGGGAAGTAATTGTCGCCGGACCGGATGGTATTCATCTCATGGAGATCGACAAACCGAATAAGATACACGCACAGCTAGGCCACAACGCAGCGTCTGCGCTCTATTACAGGAACGACAGCATCTATTACGGCGCGCTCACCGGCCTGGAGTTATTGCCTAAACCAGGTGGCGATGTGTTCCGCTTCTCCGATACCAGCGAATTGTTAAAAGGCAGTGTACGCGCCATCAAAGAGGGGAGCGGGTGGATATGGGTAGCTACCGACAAGGGTGTGACGGCCCTGCTGGGGAACAAGATCGTGCGGCACCTCTCGAAAGAAGATGGATTGATCAGTAATAACGTACGTTGCATAGAAGCACACGATTCGGTGCTGTGGATCGGTACGGATAAAGGCCTGGACCATGTGGTACTGAGCGGCAGGAGAACTAACGTTGTACACTACACGCAGGCTGACGGGCTGGCGTCTGATATGGTGAACAGCATCCTGCTGGATGGCGACCGCATTTACGCAGGCACGCAGGAAGGCATCACTTACTTCGACCGGCATATGGGAGCGCCCTATTCCCGCTGCGACCTGCGTTTGCTCATGGTGCGCATCAATGGTAAAAAGGAAGATCCGGCAAACCTGCCGATGTTGAACTATCGCAACAACAACGTGCACCTGGAATATGCCGCATTATCTTACAAAAGTGAAGGCGATATCACTTATTACTACCGCCTGAAAGAGCAGGACAGCTCCTGGAAGCAGATCCGGCAAACATCGCTGGACCTGATCTCGCTGCCGCCTGGTCGTTACAATCTCGAGTTGTACGCCGTAAATCGTTTCGGCTTGCAAAGTGCCACACTTACCCTGCCGCTGGCCGTAGAAGGCCCGTTCTGGCTGAATCTCTGGTTTATGCTGCTCGCCGCCGTGCTACTTATAGGTTTAACATGGTTGTTTATCAGCTGGCGTTTACGCATCCTCCGTAAAAAAGAAACGGCAGAAAGGGAAGTAACGCGGCAGCTGCAGGAGCTGGAACAAAAGGCCCTGCGCGCGCAGATGAACCCGCACTTTATTTTTAACTGTCTGAATTCCGTGCAGGAGTTTATTATCGACCAGGATATGGAGAGCGCAAACCGCTACCTGAGCCGCTTTGCACGCCTCATTCGCCAAACGCTGGACATGAGTATGCAGCACAATATCACCATCCAGGACGAGGTGCGTTACCTGCGTACTTACCTGGAGCTTGAACAAATGCGCTTCCAGCAACGTTTTAGTTTTTCTATTTCGGTAGATGCGGGTATTAACGTTGAGGAAGCCATGTGGCCGGGCATGGTGTTGCAACCGATCGTTGAAAATGCCGTGCACCATGGCATTCGTGGATTAAAAGAAAAGGAAGGACAAGTAACGATCGTATTTAAACTGGCGCAGCGTAATATCATCTGCATGGTGACCGACAATGGTGTAGGGCGCAATGCCACTACCCGCGACCGGCCATCGGGGCATGTATCTTGGGGTACCAGAATTACGAGGGAGCGCATCAGTATGATGAATAAATCGATATCTTCCAGTATCGGAATTAAAGTGAATGACCTGCCAGACGGCCAGGGGACGAGCGTAGAAGTGCGCTATCCGCTGATCACTGGAGGTACAAATTAA